The Brachyspira hyodysenteriae ATCC 27164 genome includes a window with the following:
- a CDS encoding dicarboxylate/amino acid:cation symporter, whose protein sequence is MEKKFKLGLVPRLIIGILLGILFGQHFIPEVISRIIVTASGIFSSYLKFVIPLMIVSYVSMGIADLKEGSGFLLLVTCALAYGSTLIAGSASFLVAFNLFPSFMSADDIQRIAAAAGNSVSPYLSITVTPLLDTLAAVLFAFIIGLGISSMRGKEIGDYLYNVFKELSTIIDKVLRVSIIPLLPLYICGTFVDMTRSGKTFVILGILWKVFIVVIIMHLLYLLIAFLVSGSIGKKNPFMLMRNQIAGYATALGTQSSAATIPVNLQCAEKDGISEQIRNFVVPLCANIHMAGSMITITACATAVCLMNQIPITYGTILPFIAMLGIAMIASPGAPGGSIMTALPFLYMVGLGGPDSPLSAIMVALYITQDSFGTACNVSGDNALGVIVDTIYKKKVVKTDA, encoded by the coding sequence ATGGAAAAAAAGTTTAAACTAGGTCTAGTTCCAAGACTGATTATTGGAATTTTACTCGGTATATTATTCGGGCAGCATTTTATACCAGAAGTAATATCCAGAATTATCGTTACAGCTTCGGGAATATTCAGTTCCTACCTAAAATTTGTAATACCTTTGATGATTGTTTCTTATGTATCTATGGGTATAGCAGACTTAAAAGAAGGCTCTGGTTTCTTATTACTTGTAACTTGTGCTTTAGCTTATGGATCTACTTTAATAGCAGGTTCAGCATCATTTTTAGTGGCATTCAATTTATTTCCTAGCTTCATGAGTGCTGATGATATTCAAAGAATTGCAGCAGCAGCAGGAAATTCTGTTAGCCCTTATTTATCTATAACTGTTACCCCACTTCTAGATACATTGGCAGCAGTTTTATTTGCTTTCATTATAGGACTTGGAATATCTTCTATGAGAGGTAAAGAAATAGGAGATTATTTGTATAATGTTTTCAAAGAGTTATCAACTATAATAGATAAAGTATTGAGAGTATCTATCATTCCTCTTTTACCTTTATATATTTGTGGTACTTTTGTAGATATGACTAGATCAGGAAAAACTTTTGTAATCTTAGGAATATTATGGAAAGTATTCATAGTAGTAATAATAATGCATTTATTATATTTATTAATAGCTTTCTTAGTATCTGGCTCAATAGGAAAGAAAAATCCTTTTATGCTTATGAGAAACCAAATAGCAGGATATGCTACAGCTTTAGGTACACAGTCATCAGCTGCTACTATACCTGTTAACTTACAATGTGCAGAAAAAGATGGTATATCTGAACAGATAAGAAATTTTGTAGTACCTCTTTGTGCTAATATTCACATGGCTGGTTCTATGATAACAATCACAGCCTGTGCTACAGCGGTATGTTTAATGAATCAGATACCTATAACTTATGGAACTATACTTCCATTTATTGCTATGCTTGGTATCGCTATGATAGCTTCTCCTGGTGCTCCTGGCGGTTCAATAATGACAGCTTTACCATTCCTTTATATGGTTGGTCTTGGTGGTCCTGATAGCCCTTTGAGTGCTATAATGGTTGCTTTATACATCACTCAAGACTCATTCGGTACTGCTTGTAACGTATCTGGTGATAATGCTTTGGGTGTTATAGTTGATACAATTTATAAGAAAAAAGTTGTAAAAACAGACGCATAA
- a CDS encoding DUF6115 domain-containing protein, with protein sequence MQIVISIIINIVILAVTLPLFYIYIVSKARERLEKETMSKAREEIEALVKEFNNIALSRISILEDSIVRANRLVKELNNFQNDKKDNNIKNNNAVKEEIKTEENIDKITEEKKLDISVQEPKNIESNNNNNNNNNNNNNNNNNIVMNNEEKNKKLDIRVDDNNTKTNSKTEKTEKIEKAEIKEEKKEIKPKPKKNNIDTAAKAIDDEARREVIEKLRSKLDRTIKTNMAIYDKPIEDKTIAFVNDPLDTTVKDSNKNDDIIKLYKQGFSKEEIAKKLNCSITEIDIVIDLNLD encoded by the coding sequence ATGCAAATTGTAATATCTATAATCATTAATATAGTTATATTGGCAGTTACTCTACCGCTGTTTTATATTTATATAGTTTCTAAAGCTAGAGAAAGATTGGAAAAAGAAACTATGTCTAAAGCAAGAGAAGAAATAGAGGCACTGGTAAAAGAATTTAATAATATAGCTTTATCGAGAATATCAATACTAGAAGATTCTATAGTAAGAGCTAATAGATTGGTAAAAGAATTAAATAACTTTCAAAATGATAAAAAAGATAATAATATTAAAAATAATAATGCTGTAAAAGAAGAAATAAAAACAGAAGAAAATATAGATAAAATAACAGAAGAAAAAAAACTTGATATTTCAGTACAAGAACCTAAAAATATAGAATCGAATAATAATAATAATAATAATAATAATAATAATAATAATAATAATAATAATATAGTAATGAACAATGAAGAGAAAAATAAAAAATTGGATATAAGAGTAGATGACAATAATACAAAAACAAACTCTAAAACAGAAAAGACAGAAAAAATAGAAAAAGCAGAAATAAAAGAAGAGAAAAAAGAAATCAAACCCAAACCCAAAAAAAATAATATAGATACTGCTGCTAAAGCAATAGATGATGAAGCAAGAAGAGAAGTTATAGAAAAATTAAGAAGCAAACTAGACAGAACAATAAAAACAAATATGGCTATATATGATAAACCTATAGAAGACAAAACTATAGCATTTGTCAATGATCCATTAGATACTACAGTAAAAGATTCTAATAAAAATGATGATATAATTAAGCTATATAAACAAGGTTTCAGCAAAGAAGAAATAGCAAAAAAATTAAATTGTTCTATAACTGAAATAGATATAGTAATAGATTTGAACTTAGATTAA
- the rlmB gene encoding 23S rRNA (guanosine(2251)-2'-O)-methyltransferase RlmB: MFITSKNTIVEAISKDLVQTLYIKFPVSKREKDIIKLAEKKKVPIKNVDKNEMEKIVGKIYSIAADIKENVEIGIDSFIEKAFEKRENPLIFILDSITDVHNLGAIIRNAYFFDVAGIIMPKDNSAPINEKVYEISEGAAYHLPISIETNLNRVIDLMKDKGFWIYYASEKGETSLEDFKFNSPTAIILGNEHSGVRDILKKNSDGSIIINAVNDFDSLNVSAASAIIGYAYSIYK, encoded by the coding sequence ATGTTTATAACAAGCAAAAACACAATAGTTGAAGCTATTTCAAAAGATTTAGTTCAAACTTTATATATAAAATTTCCTGTTTCAAAAAGAGAAAAAGATATTATAAAATTGGCTGAAAAAAAGAAAGTGCCAATCAAAAATGTTGATAAAAATGAAATGGAAAAAATTGTAGGCAAAATTTATTCAATAGCTGCTGATATAAAAGAAAATGTTGAAATAGGTATAGACAGTTTTATAGAAAAAGCATTTGAAAAAAGAGAAAATCCTTTAATATTCATACTAGATTCTATAACCGATGTTCATAATTTAGGGGCTATAATAAGAAATGCTTACTTTTTTGATGTTGCAGGAATTATAATGCCGAAAGATAATTCAGCACCAATCAATGAAAAAGTTTATGAAATATCAGAAGGAGCTGCTTATCATTTGCCAATATCAATAGAAACTAATTTAAATAGAGTTATAGATTTGATGAAAGATAAAGGCTTTTGGATATATTATGCAAGCGAGAAAGGAGAAACTTCATTAGAGGATTTCAAATTCAATTCTCCTACTGCAATTATATTGGGCAATGAACATAGCGGAGTAAGAGATATTTTGAAAAAAAACTCAGACGGAAGTATTATTATAAATGCTGTAAATGATTTTGATTCATTAAATGTATCTGCTGCTTCTGCTATTATAGGCTATGCATACTCTATTTATAAATAA
- the serA gene encoding phosphoglycerate dehydrogenase, which yields MKVLITDKVNECVKDIIADVSEAVFLPTMSEDELVKVIGEYDALMVRSQTKVTRKIIEAGKNLKIIGRAGVGVDNIDVEAATEKGIIVVNSPDGNTIAASEHTIALMLAVSRNIVPAAVSTKDAKWNRDKFTGNELLGKTLGVMGFGRIGRKVVHIALAIGMKVIVYDPFATEEIVQKAGAVYETSLDEFLPKLDYLSLHIPKTPETNNIINKDNLCKMKNTAIIINCSRGGLVNEEDLKNALENGTIAAAAVDVFVNEPKIETCPLVEYKKDNLILTPHLGASTKEAQINVALDVAKQIKQVLSGGYTESAVNIPSLNPEKLEPVKDYMKISENAGEMIMQTANGKIKSLEITAQGDLINLDIQPLEVAILKGALSYMFQDVNYVNAPYLAKQRGIEVKTIKSEAPSTFTSILKVKLTTDKDTSSVSVSLIAKNIARIVKFNDYDVIIKPQPHILIVPHINQPAMIAKVATVLSGDGINIGSMSVSENIKGSSTSIMAINVDRVIGNDVITKISNIEGVQDPKYVRLTAEYSL from the coding sequence ATGAAGGTTTTAATAACTGATAAGGTAAATGAATGCGTCAAGGATATAATAGCTGATGTTTCTGAAGCTGTATTTCTTCCTACTATGAGTGAAGATGAATTAGTTAAAGTTATTGGTGAATATGATGCTTTGATGGTTAGAAGCCAAACTAAAGTAACTAGAAAAATTATAGAAGCTGGAAAGAATTTAAAAATCATAGGACGTGCAGGAGTAGGAGTGGACAATATAGATGTTGAAGCTGCTACAGAAAAAGGGATAATAGTAGTAAACTCTCCTGACGGAAATACTATTGCAGCATCAGAACATACTATAGCTTTAATGCTTGCTGTATCAAGAAATATAGTACCTGCTGCAGTATCCACTAAAGATGCTAAATGGAATAGAGATAAATTCACAGGTAATGAGCTTTTAGGAAAAACTTTAGGTGTTATGGGATTTGGAAGAATAGGAAGAAAGGTTGTTCATATTGCTTTGGCTATTGGTATGAAAGTTATTGTGTATGATCCTTTTGCTACAGAAGAAATAGTTCAGAAAGCTGGTGCTGTTTATGAAACTTCTTTAGATGAGTTTTTACCTAAACTTGATTATTTATCTCTTCATATACCAAAAACTCCTGAAACTAATAATATAATAAATAAAGATAATTTATGCAAGATGAAAAATACTGCAATAATTATTAACTGTTCAAGAGGCGGACTTGTTAATGAAGAGGATTTAAAAAATGCTTTAGAAAATGGCACTATAGCAGCAGCTGCAGTGGATGTATTTGTAAATGAGCCTAAAATAGAAACTTGTCCTTTAGTTGAATATAAAAAGGATAATTTGATACTTACTCCTCACCTTGGAGCCAGTACAAAAGAAGCACAGATCAATGTTGCTTTAGATGTTGCTAAGCAGATAAAACAGGTATTATCTGGAGGATATACTGAATCAGCAGTGAATATACCTTCTCTTAATCCTGAAAAATTAGAGCCTGTTAAAGATTACATGAAAATTTCAGAGAATGCTGGCGAAATGATAATGCAGACAGCAAATGGAAAAATAAAATCTCTTGAAATAACAGCTCAGGGAGATTTAATTAATTTAGATATTCAGCCTCTTGAGGTTGCTATATTAAAAGGTGCATTATCTTATATGTTCCAAGATGTTAACTACGTTAATGCTCCTTATCTTGCTAAACAGAGAGGAATTGAAGTAAAAACTATCAAGTCTGAAGCTCCTTCAACTTTCACAAGCATACTTAAAGTAAAATTGACAACAGATAAAGATACATCAAGCGTATCAGTATCATTGATAGCTAAGAATATTGCAAGGATAGTTAAGTTTAATGATTATGATGTTATAATCAAACCTCAGCCTCATATATTGATAGTACCTCATATAAACCAGCCTGCTATGATAGCTAAAGTTGCAACAGTTCTTTCAGGCGATGGAATCAATATTGGTTCAATGAGCGTATCTGAAAATATTAAAGGAAGCAGTACATCTATAATGGCAATAAACGTTGATAGAGTTATTGGAAATGACGTTATAACAAAAATTTCTAATATAGAAGGCGTTCAAGATCCTAAATATGTAAGACTTACAGCTGAATATAGTTTATAA
- the serB gene encoding phosphoserine phosphatase SerB — MKLAVFDFDSTLMDGETLDIIAKETNFAKEISEITARGMRGELDFFESLQSRVALLKGIKLETVNEICNSLPVMNGAKEIIEELHKRDYKCVCFSGGFKNATVPFAKKLNLDAEFSNIFHVKDNVLTGKVGGEMMFSDSKGNMLLTLQRLLNISYDDTLVVGDGANDLSMFKYAKNKAAFCAKEILKKEANIVIDKKDLTLILEKLDM, encoded by the coding sequence ATGAAATTAGCAGTTTTTGATTTTGATTCTACTTTAATGGACGGCGAAACTTTGGATATTATTGCAAAGGAAACTAATTTTGCTAAAGAGATTTCTGAAATTACAGCAAGAGGAATGAGAGGAGAATTAGATTTCTTTGAGAGTTTGCAAAGTAGGGTAGCTTTACTAAAAGGCATCAAATTAGAAACTGTTAATGAAATTTGCAATTCGCTTCCTGTAATGAACGGAGCAAAAGAAATTATTGAAGAGCTGCATAAGAGAGATTATAAATGCGTATGCTTTTCAGGCGGATTTAAAAATGCTACTGTTCCATTTGCTAAGAAATTAAATTTGGATGCAGAGTTTTCAAATATATTTCATGTTAAAGATAATGTTCTTACAGGAAAAGTTGGCGGTGAGATGATGTTTTCTGACAGCAAGGGAAATATGCTTTTAACATTGCAAAGGCTTTTAAATATTTCTTATGATGATACTTTAGTTGTAGGTGATGGGGCTAATGATTTGAGTATGTTTAAATACGCTAAAAATAAAGCTGCTTTCTGTGCTAAAGAGATTCTAAAAAAAGAAGCAAATATTGTAATAGATAAAAAAGATTTAACTCTTATATTAGAAAAATTAGATATGTAG
- a CDS encoding PepSY-like domain-containing protein: MKILKVILTIIIISSCSLFADDWIVSPEQLPQRAKQFIAQVFPDAQIWYVEMDDGKYEVELSNGIKIDFLGNGDWKEIDAEYIGIPYNVFPANVANTIRNTYPQTVIISAEKKWGTYEIKLNNMMELYISSDGQLIGQKFDD; encoded by the coding sequence ATGAAAATACTAAAAGTAATATTAACAATTATCATAATCTCTTCCTGCAGTTTATTCGCAGATGATTGGATTGTTTCTCCTGAACAGCTGCCTCAAAGGGCTAAACAATTTATAGCTCAAGTATTTCCTGATGCACAAATATGGTATGTAGAAATGGATGATGGAAAATATGAGGTAGAACTTTCCAACGGCATAAAAATAGACTTCTTAGGAAACGGAGATTGGAAGGAAATAGATGCCGAATATATTGGAATACCATATAATGTATTTCCTGCCAATGTTGCAAACACAATAAGAAACACATATCCGCAAACCGTTATAATAAGTGCTGAAAAGAAATGGGGTACTTATGAAATAAAGCTTAATAATATGATGGAGCTTTATATATCTTCTGACGGTCAGCTGATAGGACAAAAATTCGACGATTGA
- a CDS encoding Spy/CpxP family protein refolding chaperone — MKTKILLSLFIISIISSIAFAQPPAPDTANQPRYRYEAAPRDREPVPPAPRDREPVPPTPRHRPGARGDIYRMCRNAGIYLTDQQIDEMSKIFYEYELKINDLEYQKRNIDYKFKLEREKIDIDLNLIKDLINQKKDLEKEIDYLRIEKDVAVLDVLTDEQLAQLNSYRMRYYYYR; from the coding sequence ATGAAAACTAAAATATTATTATCACTTTTTATAATTAGTATAATATCATCAATTGCTTTTGCACAGCCACCAGCTCCAGATACTGCTAATCAGCCTAGATACAGATATGAAGCTGCTCCAAGAGATAGAGAGCCTGTTCCTCCAGCTCCAAGAGACAGAGAACCAGTTCCTCCAACTCCTAGACATAGACCTGGAGCAAGAGGTGATATATATAGAATGTGCAGAAATGCTGGTATATATTTAACAGATCAGCAAATCGATGAAATGAGCAAAATATTTTATGAGTATGAATTAAAAATCAATGATTTAGAATACCAAAAAAGAAATATTGATTATAAATTCAAATTAGAAAGAGAGAAAATAGATATTGATTTAAACTTAATTAAAGATTTAATAAATCAAAAGAAAGATTTAGAAAAAGAAATAGATTATCTCAGAATTGAAAAAGATGTTGCTGTTTTAGATGTTCTTACAGATGAACAATTAGCACAATTAAATAGCTACAGAATGAGATACTATTATTACAGATAA
- a CDS encoding pyridoxal-phosphate-dependent aminotransferase family protein translates to MKDKTFLMIPGPTPVPESALIEMAKHPMAHRSKEFSNILKEVYEDLKYVFQTKNDVYLFTASGTGAMCAALENLINEGDKVLCLSIGNFGARWAKIAASRGAAVTKIEVEAGKVITPEMLEEALNKDKDIKIVTLTHSETSTGAANDVKTLCSIIKKHGAVSVVDGITSLCAMEFKTDEWNIDVAISGSQKGFMIAPGLSFLTASEDAFKMHEKCKYPSFYFNWTEHKKSLAKDTTPFTPAVSLITSLHTALKMIKEEGIENVNKRHKKLSLALRAAVRTIGLKLLVEDDNNASHAITSILPPGGISVPDIRKTLKEDYDIIVANGQGNLENKIFRMGTLGFVCERDVIMAMGALEASILKLGYKFELGSGVKKLIEELNK, encoded by the coding sequence ATGAAAGATAAAACTTTTTTGATGATACCGGGTCCTACACCGGTACCTGAATCAGCCTTGATAGAAATGGCAAAACATCCTATGGCGCATAGAAGCAAAGAATTTTCAAATATATTAAAAGAAGTATACGAAGATTTAAAATATGTGTTTCAAACTAAGAATGATGTATATCTATTTACAGCAAGCGGAACAGGAGCAATGTGTGCTGCTTTAGAAAACCTTATTAATGAGGGCGATAAAGTATTATGCTTATCTATTGGTAATTTTGGTGCAAGATGGGCAAAAATTGCAGCAAGCAGAGGAGCTGCAGTTACAAAAATAGAAGTTGAAGCAGGTAAGGTTATAACTCCTGAAATGCTTGAGGAAGCTTTGAATAAGGATAAAGATATAAAAATTGTAACTCTTACACATAGCGAAACTTCAACAGGTGCTGCTAATGATGTGAAAACATTATGTTCTATTATAAAAAAACATGGTGCTGTATCAGTTGTAGACGGTATAACAAGTTTATGTGCTATGGAGTTTAAAACTGATGAATGGAATATTGATGTTGCAATATCTGGTTCACAAAAAGGATTTATGATTGCTCCGGGGCTTTCATTTTTAACCGCAAGCGAAGATGCTTTCAAAATGCATGAAAAATGTAAATATCCTAGTTTTTATTTTAACTGGACTGAACATAAAAAGTCTTTAGCTAAAGATACAACTCCTTTTACTCCTGCAGTAAGTCTTATAACTTCTTTACATACTGCTTTAAAAATGATAAAAGAAGAGGGTATTGAAAATGTTAATAAAAGACATAAAAAACTTTCTCTTGCTTTAAGGGCTGCTGTAAGAACTATAGGATTAAAATTGCTTGTGGAAGATGATAATAATGCAAGCCATGCTATCACTTCAATACTTCCTCCTGGAGGAATAAGTGTGCCTGATATAAGAAAAACTTTGAAAGAAGATTATGATATAATAGTTGCTAATGGACAGGGCAATTTAGAAAATAAAATCTTTAGAATGGGTACTCTTGGATTTGTATGCGAGAGAGATGTAATAATGGCTATGGGAGCATTAGAAGCTAGCATTTTGAAATTAGGTTATAAATTTGAATTAGGAAGCGGAGTTAAAAAGTTAATTGAAGAATTAAATAAATAA
- the mscL gene encoding large conductance mechanosensitive channel protein MscL, translating to MIKEFKKFIMKGSILDMAVGLVIGAAFTKIVNSFVDDILMPPIGMILSGIDFSNIFIVIKKGTDTLGNYNSIEAARNAGAVVIGIGVFINAIISFIITALSLFIIIKLFNKIQEKTVKKEKDEKESKEKVCPYCYSSININAVKCPNCTSDLDVK from the coding sequence ATGATAAAAGAGTTTAAAAAATTTATTATGAAAGGAAGTATATTAGATATGGCTGTAGGCTTAGTTATAGGGGCAGCATTTACAAAGATAGTTAATTCTTTTGTAGATGATATATTAATGCCTCCAATAGGTATGATATTAAGCGGTATAGATTTTTCAAATATATTTATAGTTATAAAAAAAGGTACTGATACTTTGGGAAATTATAATTCAATAGAGGCTGCTAGAAATGCCGGAGCTGTGGTAATAGGCATAGGTGTATTTATTAATGCCATAATAAGTTTTATAATAACTGCTTTATCTTTATTTATAATTATCAAATTATTCAATAAGATACAGGAAAAAACTGTTAAAAAAGAAAAAGATGAAAAAGAATCTAAAGAAAAAGTATGTCCTTATTGTTATTCTAGTATAAATATTAATGCTGTAAAATGTCCTAATTGTACATCTGATTTAGATGTTAAATAA
- a CDS encoding DUF4097 family beta strand repeat-containing protein: MKKIIIILLSIIYFNQIYSQTSNLISKELLKFNNIKSISVLADIGNIEVKKSHKNLIYIENVIYDWIKTENNDGVLKISYKVPNPQSIKNMNTSKHKIIVMVSDNIKENNFHAGTGNLIISDFNCSSLFLSSGTGNININNVNTESLIIEAGTGKVNANNLKVNNNTEIHIGTGDITLNCEVYNKIFLEGGTGNVTMNINGNKNDYSVNGESFVRKIFVNGEITKSEFFEYEFRNGGRIKPNRDMIKQYNNTKNIINIDGSIGNIYINFKK, translated from the coding sequence ATGAAGAAAATCATCATTATACTATTATCAATCATTTATTTTAATCAAATATATTCCCAAACTTCAAATCTTATATCTAAAGAACTTCTGAAATTTAATAATATAAAAAGCATTTCTGTATTGGCAGATATTGGAAACATAGAAGTAAAAAAGAGTCATAAAAATTTAATATATATAGAAAATGTTATATATGATTGGATAAAAACAGAAAACAATGACGGAGTATTAAAAATATCATATAAAGTACCAAATCCTCAGTCAATAAAAAATATGAATACTTCAAAACATAAAATTATTGTAATGGTATCTGATAATATAAAAGAAAATAATTTTCATGCAGGCACAGGTAATTTAATAATATCTGATTTTAATTGTAGTAGTTTATTTTTATCAAGCGGCACAGGTAATATTAATATAAACAATGTAAATACAGAATCTTTAATAATTGAAGCAGGTACTGGAAAAGTAAATGCTAATAATTTAAAAGTAAATAATAATACAGAAATACATATAGGTACAGGAGATATTACATTAAACTGCGAAGTATATAACAAAATATTTTTGGAAGGCGGAACAGGAAATGTAACTATGAATATTAACGGAAATAAAAATGATTATTCTGTAAATGGAGAATCCTTTGTAAGAAAAATTTTTGTTAATGGTGAAATTACAAAATCAGAATTTTTTGAATACGAATTTAGAAACGGCGGAAGAATTAAACCAAATAGAGATATGATAAAACAATATAATAATACTAAAAATATAATCAATATAGACGGTAGCATTGGAAATATTTATATTAATTTTAAAAAGTAA